From the Polaribacter tangerinus genome, the window AGAAATGAAGTTTTAGAGCATAATTATGATGCTGTAAAAAAAGTTTTAGACATTATAAATAATACAACAAGTACTTTTAAAAATATTAAAAATATAGATATAACTCTTGCAAATAGATACGAACAACAATTAACCGATGTTCAGAAATGGTTACAACTTACCACTTGGAATGATGGTAAACCGATTACAAAAAATTTAATTACAAGAATTCAAAATAAAATGTTACGCTTTAACGTTATCAAGGAAAAGAAAAAAGCTACCGATTTTATAAAAAATATGTACCTTTAATTTTTTAAAAAATGAACAAATGAAAAAATTAGCACTTATCACCTTATTTATAATTGGTATTTTAAGCATTTCTTCTTGTAGAAGTACATCCTCTTCATGTGGTTTAGCAGATGTTAGTACAATGGAAAATGTTGTAACTATTCATCAAAAGACAGTATAGTTTTTTACACTTACAAGACTACCGTTACTCTACTAAGCCAGACATGGTAGCTTTAATTATAGCTATATTTCTTTCTTTATTGCTATTAGTGCTAGATTCTTGAGTAGAAATCATTTTTCGCATTAAGTTAATAACTACCTTATCAAAATTAAATTGTTTGTATTGCTTTCCTTTAGAAACCATATCTTCTGTAAGGTTTTTTATAGCTTCCATATTATTACTCCTAGCAATCTGATCAAAGGCCTTTTCATAAAGTGCTTTTGTTGTTGAGTTGTTCGATAAAAACATACCAGAAATTACACTTTTAGCAATAAACGGCAATTCTGTTGCGTCATTAGATTCTATAAATATTTTTGTAAGCGGAGTGGCTAAAATCTTTCTTACCTCATCAGGCAATTGTTTCGATTTTTGTATGGCTAAATCTTTATCCACATAATACAAGGCTACTAAAGATTTTCCTAAAACTCCATAAGAATCACTAGACAAAGCTTCTGTAAACATTGATTTATATAACGGATCGGTTAATTTGCCTAAAGTTTCAATTGCTGCGGCTTTAACAAGTGTTTTTTCTGCTGTTTTGGCTATAAATACAATCTTTTGAATTGCATCTTTTTTAGAAAACTTATTTATCAAATCTATGTTTTCTAAGGCTAAAATTTTAATTTCCTCAGAAGTGTCATCTAAAGCTTCAACTACTGCTTTAAATGCATCTTTATCATCTTGTTTCTTTAGTACCTCCAACAAAGCCTCTCGTCTATGAGTAAAATGTACAGCATTTTTTAGTTGATAAATGTAGTCACTTAACACTTTGTTTTCAGAAATTTCTGCTAGCAAAACACCATCAGCATTTACTTGAATTAAACTTGGTTGTTGTTTATAATTAAAAGTAAAAGAAGCATCATTATTTTCAACAAAAACTGTTTTTCTAGTTCGAGAATTTCCTTCAAAAAAATCAATTGTTAATGGGAATTGAAACTTTTCAGATTGTAACTGCAACACATTAACTGTAACAGTTTTTCGCAATAAGTTATAGTCATAAGAGATTTCTATTTTAGGATGATTTCCTTGATAAAACCATTGATTAAAAAACCAGTTAAAGTCTTTACCTGTTAATTTTTCAAATAATAACCTTAACTCATGTACTTCTGCTGTTTTAAATTGGTAAGTATTTAAATATTCTTTTAATGTGGCAAAAAAAGCAGTATCTCCAACATAATTTCTTAACATGTGTATAATAGCACCGCCTTTATTATAACTAACTAAATTAAATAACTCTTCTTCCTCTAAATAGTTAAACTCTACTAAGCTTTTGTTTACATCCTGACTCTCAAAATAAAGTTTATTATTTTCGAAAAGATGGGTTTCTGCAGCTTCTTTTCCGTACTTATATTCTTGCCATAAATATTCGCCATAATTTGCAAAAGATTCATTTAAACTAATATTAGCCCAGCTCTCTGCGGTAACAAGGTTGCCAAACCAATGATGAAAAAGTTCATGAGCAATTGTGTTCTCATGAGAATTACCATCTATTAATTGCCCTGGTTTTAGATACATTTTCTCTCCGTGTACTACGGCTGTTGTGTTTTCCATAGCTCCAGAAATATAATCTCTTACCACTATTTGATT encodes:
- a CDS encoding M1 family metallopeptidase, with translation MINKYLLLPLFLLTFTLSFSQDNYHAAKEKTYNLEHTKLKVSLNFKEKQLNGEAWLTLKPYFYPSSTVVLDAKAMLFHEVSLNNTPLPYEYDNFNLTIQLPKTYTKNDSFTLYIKYTARPEKVKDKLTNTFTDKKGLYFVNATGSDKNKPTQVWTQGQTSANSCWFPTIDAPNQKTTQEIYIKVPKKYITISNGTLINKKEDGSFRTDYWKMEKKHAPYLFFFGVGEFEIIKDNYKEVPVNYYVEKAFASNAKSVFGNTPEMLRFFSDKLGVEFPWSSYNQIVVRDYISGAMENTTAVVHGEKMYLKPGQLIDGNSHENTIAHELFHHWFGNLVTAESWANISLNESFANYGEYLWQEYKYGKEAAETHLFENNKLYFESQDVNKSLVEFNYLEEEELFNLVSYNKGGAIIHMLRNYVGDTAFFATLKEYLNTYQFKTAEVHELRLLFEKLTGKDFNWFFNQWFYQGNHPKIEISYDYNLLRKTVTVNVLQLQSEKFQFPLTIDFFEGNSRTRKTVFVENNDASFTFNYKQQPSLIQVNADGVLLAEISENKVLSDYIYQLKNAVHFTHRREALLEVLKKQDDKDAFKAVVEALDDTSEEIKILALENIDLINKFSKKDAIQKIVFIAKTAEKTLVKAAAIETLGKLTDPLYKSMFTEALSSDSYGVLGKSLVALYYVDKDLAIQKSKQLPDEVRKILATPLTKIFIESNDATELPFIAKSVISGMFLSNNSTTKALYEKAFDQIARSNNMEAIKNLTEDMVSKGKQYKQFNFDKVVINLMRKMISTQESSTNSNKERNIAIIKATMSGLVE